The proteins below come from a single Plodia interpunctella isolate USDA-ARS_2022_Savannah chromosome 21, ilPloInte3.2, whole genome shotgun sequence genomic window:
- the CCT6 gene encoding T-complex protein 1 subunit zeta, translated as MAAISLLNPKAEFARAAQALAVNISAAKGIQDVMKTNLGPKGTMKMLVSGAGDIKITKDGNVLLHEMQIQHPTASLIARASTAQDDATGDGTTSTVLLIGELLKQADIYISEGLHPRIITEGFDVARAKALEILESIKIPIEVKRESLLDVARTSLKTKVHSSLADVLTDACVDAVLAIRTPDKPVDLHMVELMEMQHKTATETSLIKGIVMDHGARHPDMPKRVENAYILTCNVSLEYEKTEVNSGFFYKSAEDREKLIAAEREFIDQRVKKIIALKKKLCDGTDKSFVVINQKGIDPLSLDALAKEGIVALRRAKRRNMERLALACGGAAMNSIDDLQEDNLGYAGLVYEHILGEDKYTFVEKCKNPQSVTILIKGPNKHTLTQIKDAVRDGLRAINNAIEDKAVIPGAGAFEIKANMELQKYKDTVKGKSRLGIQAYAEALLVIPKTLSVNSGYDAQDTIVKLQEEARLSPEPIGLDLSTGEAIKPVDLGIIDNYVVKKQIINSCSVIASNLLLVDEIMRAGMSSLKG; from the exons atggcCGCAATTAGTTTACTCAACCCTAAAGCCGAATTTGCTAGGGCTGCTCAAGCTTTAGCGGTAAATATATCTGCTGCAAAAGGTATTCAAGATGTCATGAAAACTAACCTCGGTCCCAAAGGAACAATgaaaat gcTGGTGTCGGGAGCGGGCGACATCAAGATCACCAAAGACGGCAATGTATTGCTGCATGAAATGCAGATCCAACATCCAACTGCTTCTTTGATCGCCCGCGCCTCCACGGCCCAGGATGACGCTACTGGCGATGGAACCACCTCTACCGTCCTGTTGATTGGAGAACTCCTGAAGCAAGCAGATATATACATCAGTGAAG GTTTACACCCAAGGATCATAACAGAGGGGTTTGACGTAGCTCGAGCAAAGGCACTAGAGATCCTGGAGTCCATAAAAATCCCCATCGAGGTCAAGCGAGAGAGCTTACTGGATGTTGCGCGAACGTCGCTCAAGACTAAG GTACACTCGAGTCTTGCTGATGTGCTGACAGATGCTTGTGTAGACGCCGTGCTCGCCATCCGCACACCGGACAAGCCAGTGGACCTTCACATGGTGGAATTGATGGAAATGCAGCATAAGACTGCCACCGAGACCAGCCTTATTAAAG GTATTGTAATGGACCACGGCGCGCGCCACCCGGACATGCCCAAGCGAGTGGAGAACGCTTACATCCTGACCTGCAATGTGTCTCTGGAGTATGAAAAGACAGAAGTCAACTCCGGTTTCTTCTACAAGTCTGCAGAGGACAGGGAGAAGCTGATCGCGGCCGAGCGGGAGTTCATTGACCAGCGAGTTAAGAAG aTTATCGCACTGAAAAAGAAGCTCTGTGATGGAACAGACAAATCGTTCGTGGTGATCAATCAGAAGGGCATCGATCCGCTGTCGTTGGACGCGCTCGCCAAGGAGGGCATCGTGGCGCTGCGCCGCGCCAAGCGCCGCAACATGGAGCGCCTGGCGCTGGCCTGCGGCGGCGCCGCCATGAACAGTATCGACGACCTCCAAGAGGACAACCTCGGCTACGCCGGCCTGGTCTACGAACACATCCTCGGAGAAGACAAATACACCTTCGTCGAAAAATGCAAGAACCCTCAATCCGTCACCATCCTGATCAAGGGCCCGAATAAGCACACGCTGACTCAGATCAAAGACGCAGTACGAGACGGTCTGCGAGCTATTAACAACGCGATCGAAGACAAAGCCGTGATTCCCGGCGCGGGAGCCTTCGAAATCAAAGCTAACATGGAGCTCCAAAAATACAAAGACACTGTGAAGGGCAAGTCTCGTCTAGGTATTCAGGCGTACGCTGAAGCGTTACTAGTCATTCCGAAAACTCTCTCTGTGAACTCTGGGTATGACGCTCAGGACACCATAGTGAAGCTCCAGGAAGAGGCTAGGCTCAGCCCGGAGCCTATCGGTCTGGACTTGAGCACAGGCGAGGCCATCAAGCCTGTGGACCTTGGTATTATTGACAACTATGTTGTTAAGAAGCAAATCATTAACTCCTGCTCTGTGATTGCCAGCAACCTTCTACTTGTAGACGAGATTATGAGAGCGGGAATGAGCAGCCTAAAAGGATAA